TAACGGCTTCACTTTTGAGGCAAACCTGAGGGTTTTTCACATGGCGCGGAACCATACAGTATGAAAATTTCTTTCCTTTATATTGGCTTAGAAAAGAACGGGACCAGGGCTCATGCCAAAAACCCCTGCTATCTGATAAGCATCACCAGCATTACCGTCATCGTCATAGTTCTTATAACCGCACCCGAAGACAATCTCTTTCACCTTCTCCGTATCACTTGGTGACGAAGTAGAGAGGAATCTGAAGGTCTCACTGGAAAGCACGCCTGTGCTGTTGATGGATCCAGTTTTGTACTTCACCGTGTATATGCTGTGGCCTTTTTCGTCGGAGAGACCGTTTTTGCAGAGGGGGTAACTTGAAGGCAGAGGTTGGTAGGTTCTTGACTTGCTATCCGGAAACGGTTCTTCTTCCTGAGGATAGCACCTATGGTTTTCATCTTGAATCTTGCATTCCTCACACTGAATCCATATTAAGTCGGATACAGTGTCGAATACTAACAGATAAAATTTGTAAGCGACATCACCCTCGATGTCGATGGTACCAATACCAATCTTTACTACCATGTCTTGTTTATATGGGGAAACCAAGGGATTTACAAGGTTAGAATGATAAAATGGAAATTTTGGAGAATGGGGTGGGATGAGCTCGAGGGACAAGCCATCACTTAGTGACAGTGGTGGTGGAGGAAGGGATGATGACATTGATGATAAAAccatgaggaagaggaagaaagttaaaatcatcattttcatTAACAATGGTAGAAGGTGAGTTAGTGTGTTGGAAAGCAAGCATGAATTTTATGAAATGTGAACGCACACACAAAGCTCGTGGCCGACCCACCAATGACCAAACCCAAAAGCGTGAATTAGGGAAATTTCTAGTTCAACGGTTACCACGGGCACGCGGTGTTttcttcaaattaaaaataaaaaatttattttcataaaattatgAGTAATTATCTTGATTAATtactaaaacttttaaaattggatactaattttttaaaaatttaaatataatgtatttttaatgtaaaaattgttt
The sequence above is drawn from the Arachis hypogaea cultivar Tifrunner chromosome 4, arahy.Tifrunner.gnm2.J5K5, whole genome shotgun sequence genome and encodes:
- the LOC140184236 gene encoding aspartyl protease AED1-like, with the translated sequence MVVKIGIGTIDIEGDVAYKFYLLVFDTVSDLIWIQCEECKIQDENHRCYPQEEEPFPDSKSRTYQPLPSSYPLCKNGLSDEKGHSIYTVKYKTGSINSTGVLSSETFRFLSTSSPSDTEKVKEIVFGCGYKNYDDDGNAGDAYQIAGVFGMSPGPVLF